From a single Leopardus geoffroyi isolate Oge1 chromosome E1, O.geoffroyi_Oge1_pat1.0, whole genome shotgun sequence genomic region:
- the LOC123603685 gene encoding keratin-associated protein 9-9-like — protein MTHSCCSSCCQPTCCRTTCCRTTCCQPTCCGSSGCGSSCCQPCCRPTCCHTTCCRTTCCQPSCCGSSGCGHNCGGSSGCGSSCCQPCCRPTCCQTTCCRTTCCQPSCCGSSGCGQNCCGSHCCQPVCCTPVYCTRTCYHPTCCCLPGCLAQGCGSCCQPSCC, from the coding sequence ATGACCCACTCGTGCTGCTCCTCTTGCTGCCAGCCTACGTGCTGCAGGACCACCTGttgccggaccacctgctgccagcccacatgctgtgggtccagcggctgtgggtccagctgctgccagccttgctgccgcccAACTTGTTGTCAcaccacctgctgccggaccacctgctgccagcccagctgctgtgggtccagcggctgtgGACACAACTGCGGTGGGTCTAGCGGCTGTGGGTcgagctgctgccagccttgctgccgcccAACTTGCTGTCAAACCACTTGCtgcaggaccacctgctgccagcccagctgctgtgggtccagcggctgtgGACAAAACTGCTGTGGGTCCCACTGCTGCCAGCCAGTTTGCTGTACCCCCGTGTACTGCACGAGAACCTGCTACCACCCCACCTGCTGCTGCCTGCCTGGGTGCCTAGCCCAAGGCTGTGGATCCTGCTGCCAGCCCTCCTGCTGCTGA
- the LOC123603683 gene encoding keratin-associated protein 9-9-like, with amino-acid sequence MTHSCCSSCCQPTCCRTTCCRTTCCQPTCCGSSGCGSSCCQPCCRPTCCQTTCCRTTCCQPSCCGCSGCGHNCGGSSGCGSSCCQPCCRPTCCQTTCCRTTCCQPSCCGSSGCGHNCGGSSGCGSSCCQPCCRPTCCQTTCCRTTCCQPSCCGSSGCGSSGCGQNCCGSHCCQPVCCTPVYCTRTCYHPTCCCLPGCLAQGSGSCCQPSCC; translated from the coding sequence ATGACCCACTCGTGCTGCTCCTCTTGCTGCCAGCCTACGTGCtgcaggaccacctgctgccggaccacctgctgccagcccacaTGCTGTGGGTCTAGCGGCTGTgggtccagctgctgccagccttgctgccgcccAACTTGCTGTCAaaccacctgctgccggaccacctgctgccagcccagctgctgtgggTGTAGCGGCTGTGGACACAACTGCGGTGGGTCTAGCGGCTGTggttccagctgctgccagccttgctgccgcccAACTTGCTGTCAaaccacctgctgccggaccacctgctgccagcccagctgctgtgggtccagcggctgtgGACACAACTGCGGTGGGTCTAGCGGCTGTGGGTcgagctgctgccagccttgctgccgcccAACTTGCTGTCAAACCACCTGCTGTAGaaccacctgctgccagcccagctgttgtgggtccagcggctgtgggtccagcggctgtgGACAAAACTGCTGTGGGTCCCACTGCTGCCAGCCAGTTTGCTGTACCCCCGTGTACTGCACGAGAACCTGCTACCATCCCACCTG